The following coding sequences lie in one Lolium perenne isolate Kyuss_39 chromosome 2, Kyuss_2.0, whole genome shotgun sequence genomic window:
- the LOC127336198 gene encoding uncharacterized protein isoform X3, with product MASLGRAAASAARAALRPAPLAGRSLGSSLLSASPARAAHLLRSSRSAVAGLETLLPLHTAVASARLKSCIAVDSTCWRSLSQGYALPL from the exons ATGGCATCtttgggccgcgccgccgcctccgccgcgagAGCAGCCCTCCGCCCGGCGCCCCTCGCCGGCCGCAGCCTCGGCTCGTCCCTGCTGTCTGCCTCCCCGGCACGAGCCGCCCATCTCCTCCGCAG TTCGAGGTCGGCGGTGGCGGGACTGGAGACGCTGTTGCCCCTGCACACCGCGGTGGCGTCGGCGCGCCTCAAGTCCTGCATCGCCGTCGACTCCACCTGCTGGAGGTCCCTCTCCCAAG GATATGCTTTGCCTTTGTGA
- the LOC127336198 gene encoding uncharacterized protein isoform X1 — protein sequence MASLGRAAASAARAALRPAPLAGRSLGSSLLSASPARAAHLLRSSRSAVAGLETLLPLHTAVASARLKSCIAVDSTCWRSLSQEWYILRHHRLPTKPDLDRSPGARTKNRSGDHGKLVRGRRGSF from the exons ATGGCATCtttgggccgcgccgccgcctccgccgcgagAGCAGCCCTCCGCCCGGCGCCCCTCGCCGGCCGCAGCCTCGGCTCGTCCCTGCTGTCTGCCTCCCCGGCACGAGCCGCCCATCTCCTCCGCAG TTCGAGGTCGGCGGTGGCGGGACTGGAGACGCTGTTGCCCCTGCACACCGCGGTGGCGTCGGCGCGCCTCAAGTCCTGCATCGCCGTCGACTCCACCTGCTGGAGGTCCCTCTCCCAAG AGTGGTACATCCTCAGGCACCACCGGCTACCGACCAAACCAGACCTCGATCGATCTCCAGGAGCAAGAACCAAGAATCGATCCGGCGATCATGGCAAGCTCGTTCGAGGAAGGCGAGGTTCCTTTTGA
- the LOC127336200 gene encoding peroxisomal 2,4-dienoyl-CoA reductase [(3E)-enoyl-CoA-producing] codes for MATESPFRADVVRGKAALVTGGGSGICFEIAAQLARHGASVAIMGRRREVLDKAVAALRSEGLRAVGFQGDVRKQEDAARVLASTVEHFGRLDILVNGAAGNFLASPEDLTPKGFRTVLDIDTVGTYTMSYEALKYLKKGGPGRGPSTGGLIINISATLQYTASWYQIHLSAAKAGVDSITRSLALEWGTDYDIRVNGIAPGPIGGTPGLRKLAPEEMVKGLRETMPLFKLGEKRDIAMAALYLASDAGKYVNGATLVVDGGLWLSQPRHIPKEEVKGLSNVIEQKVRASGIGVPSSKL; via the exons ATGGCGACGGAGTCGCCGTTCCGGGCGGACGTGGTGAGGGGTAAGGCGGCGCTGGTCACCGGCGGAGGTTCCGGCATCTGCTTCGAGATCGCCGCCCAGCTCGCCCGCCACGGCGCCAGCGTCGCCATCATGGGCCGCCGCCGCGAGGTCCTCGACAAGGCCGTCGCCGCCCTCCGCTCCGAGGGCCTGCGG GCTGTTGGATTCCAGGGAGATGTCCGCAAGCAGGAGGATGCAGCGAGGGTGCTCGCGTCGACCGTTGAGCATTTCGGCAGGCTTGACATTCTTGTCAATGGTGCAGCCGGCAACTTCCTTGCCTCCCCGGAGGATTTGACTCCCAAGGGATTCCGAACAG TTCTTGACATTGACACTGTGGGTACATACACAATGAGCTATGAAGCCCTCAAGTATCTGAAAAAAGGTGGTCCAGGAAGAGGCCCCTCCACTGGTGGCCTCATCATTAATATAAGTGCGACATTGCAATACACCGCGTCTTGGTACCAAATTCATCTATCCGCTGCTAAG GCAGGTGTTGATAGTATCACAAGATCTCTGGCTCTAGAATGGGGAACAGATTATGACATCAGGGTCAATGGAATCGCTCCGGGGCCAATCGGAGGCACTCCAGGACTAAGGAAGCTTGCACCTGAGGAAATGGTCAAGGGATTAAGGGAAACAATGCCTTTATTTAAGTTGGGGGAGAAACGTGACATAGCAATGGCCGCGCTCTATCTTGCTTCTGATGCAG GCAAATATGTAAATGGGGCTACACTGGTGGTTGATGGAGGTCTCTGGTTAAGCCAGCCTCGCCACATTCCCAAGGAGGAAGTGAAGGGTCTCTCAAATGTGATCGAGCAGAAGGTTAGGGCCTCTGGTATTGGTGTACCATCCAGCAAACTGTGA
- the LOC127336198 gene encoding uncharacterized protein isoform X2, with product MASLGRAAASAARAALRPAPLAGRSLGSSLLSASPARAAHLLRRSAVAGLETLLPLHTAVASARLKSCIAVDSTCWRSLSQEWYILRHHRLPTKPDLDRSPGARTKNRSGDHGKLVRGRRGSF from the exons ATGGCATCtttgggccgcgccgccgcctccgccgcgagAGCAGCCCTCCGCCCGGCGCCCCTCGCCGGCCGCAGCCTCGGCTCGTCCCTGCTGTCTGCCTCCCCGGCACGAGCCGCCCATCTCCTCCGCAG GTCGGCGGTGGCGGGACTGGAGACGCTGTTGCCCCTGCACACCGCGGTGGCGTCGGCGCGCCTCAAGTCCTGCATCGCCGTCGACTCCACCTGCTGGAGGTCCCTCTCCCAAG AGTGGTACATCCTCAGGCACCACCGGCTACCGACCAAACCAGACCTCGATCGATCTCCAGGAGCAAGAACCAAGAATCGATCCGGCGATCATGGCAAGCTCGTTCGAGGAAGGCGAGGTTCCTTTTGA
- the LOC127336197 gene encoding MADS-box transcription factor 31 isoform X3: MGRGKVELKKIENTTSRQVTFSKRRMGLLKKANELAILCDAQVGVIVFSGSGKMYEYSSPPWRIANIFDRYLKAPSTRFDEMDIQQKIIHEMTRMKDESNRLKIIMRQYMGEDLDSLTLQDVSNLEQQIDFSLYKVRLRKQQLLDQQLLGMRHREMHIPEDQGNYMFHMNPVRDQQVQAADMINPKLFPMWDVGEHIYGQDAESSMTTLKLSPQLQEYKLQPLQPNLQETNIHGYVLRLW; the protein is encoded by the exons ATGGGGCGTGGAAAAGTAGAGCTTAAGAAGATTGAGAACACGACGAGCCGCCAAGTTACCTTCTCCAAGAGGCGGATGGGGCTGCTCAAGAAGGCAAATGAGCTTGCCATTCTTTGTGATGCGCAGGTTGGGGTCATTGTTTTCTCTGGCAGTGGCAAGATGTATGAGTACTCCAGCCCTCCATGGAG GATTGCAAATATCTTTGACAGATATCTGAAAGCCCCCAGCACCCGATTTGATGAGATGGATATCCAGCAG AAAATCATCCATGAGATGACAAGAATGAAGGATGAGAGCAACAGGCTAAAGATCATCATGAGACAGTACATGGGTGAGGACCTGGATTCACTGACTCTGCAAGATGTGAGTAACCTTGAGCAGCAGATTGACTTCTCTCTGTACAAAGTTCGTCTGAGGAAG CAACAGCTACTTGACCAGCAGCTGCTCGGGATGCGCCACAGG GAGATGCACATTCCAGAGGACCAGGGTAACTACATGTTCCACATG AATCCGGTGAGGGATCAGCAGGTCCAGGCAGCAGACATGATCAACCCGAAGCTGTTTCCAATGTGGGATGTTGGTGAGCACATCTACGGCCAGGACGCCGAGTCCTCCATGACGACTCTGAAGCTCTCACCGCAGCTGCAAGAGTACAAGCTCCAGCCGCTGCAGCCCAACCTGCAGGAGACCAACATCCATGGCTACGTCCTCAGGCTCTGGTAA
- the LOC127336197 gene encoding MADS-box transcription factor 31 isoform X2, with amino-acid sequence MGRGKVELKKIENTTSRQVTFSKRRMGLLKKANELAILCDAQVGVIVFSGSGKMYEYSSPPWRIANIFDRYLKAPSTRFDEMDIQQKIIHEMTRMKDESNRLKIIMRQYMGEDLDSLTLQDVSNLEQQIDFSLYKVRLRKQQQLLDQQLLGMRHREMHIPEDQGNYMFHMNPVRDQQVQAADMINPKLFPMWDVGEHIYGQDAESSMTTLKLSPQLQEYKLQPLQPNLQETNIHGYVLRL; translated from the exons ATGGGGCGTGGAAAAGTAGAGCTTAAGAAGATTGAGAACACGACGAGCCGCCAAGTTACCTTCTCCAAGAGGCGGATGGGGCTGCTCAAGAAGGCAAATGAGCTTGCCATTCTTTGTGATGCGCAGGTTGGGGTCATTGTTTTCTCTGGCAGTGGCAAGATGTATGAGTACTCCAGCCCTCCATGGAG GATTGCAAATATCTTTGACAGATATCTGAAAGCCCCCAGCACCCGATTTGATGAGATGGATATCCAGCAG AAAATCATCCATGAGATGACAAGAATGAAGGATGAGAGCAACAGGCTAAAGATCATCATGAGACAGTACATGGGTGAGGACCTGGATTCACTGACTCTGCAAGATGTGAGTAACCTTGAGCAGCAGATTGACTTCTCTCTGTACAAAGTTCGTCTGAGGAAG CAGCAACAGCTACTTGACCAGCAGCTGCTCGGGATGCGCCACAGG GAGATGCACATTCCAGAGGACCAGGGTAACTACATGTTCCACATG AATCCGGTGAGGGATCAGCAGGTCCAGGCAGCAGACATGATCAACCCGAAGCTGTTTCCAATGTGGGATGTTGGTGAGCACATCTACGGCCAGGACGCCGAGTCCTCCATGACGACTCTGAAGCTCTCACCGCAGCTGCAAGAGTACAAGCTCCAGCCGCTGCAGCCCAACCTGCAGGAGACCAACATCCATGGCTACGTCCTCAGGCTCTG A
- the LOC127336197 gene encoding MADS-box transcription factor 31 isoform X1 — protein MGRGKVELKKIENTTSRQVTFSKRRMGLLKKANELAILCDAQVGVIVFSGSGKMYEYSSPPWRIANIFDRYLKAPSTRFDEMDIQQKIIHEMTRMKDESNRLKIIMRQYMGEDLDSLTLQDVSNLEQQIDFSLYKVRLRKQQQLLDQQLLGMRHREMHIPEDQGNYMFHMNPVRDQQVQAADMINPKLFPMWDVGEHIYGQDAESSMTTLKLSPQLQEYKLQPLQPNLQETNIHGYVLRLW, from the exons ATGGGGCGTGGAAAAGTAGAGCTTAAGAAGATTGAGAACACGACGAGCCGCCAAGTTACCTTCTCCAAGAGGCGGATGGGGCTGCTCAAGAAGGCAAATGAGCTTGCCATTCTTTGTGATGCGCAGGTTGGGGTCATTGTTTTCTCTGGCAGTGGCAAGATGTATGAGTACTCCAGCCCTCCATGGAG GATTGCAAATATCTTTGACAGATATCTGAAAGCCCCCAGCACCCGATTTGATGAGATGGATATCCAGCAG AAAATCATCCATGAGATGACAAGAATGAAGGATGAGAGCAACAGGCTAAAGATCATCATGAGACAGTACATGGGTGAGGACCTGGATTCACTGACTCTGCAAGATGTGAGTAACCTTGAGCAGCAGATTGACTTCTCTCTGTACAAAGTTCGTCTGAGGAAG CAGCAACAGCTACTTGACCAGCAGCTGCTCGGGATGCGCCACAGG GAGATGCACATTCCAGAGGACCAGGGTAACTACATGTTCCACATG AATCCGGTGAGGGATCAGCAGGTCCAGGCAGCAGACATGATCAACCCGAAGCTGTTTCCAATGTGGGATGTTGGTGAGCACATCTACGGCCAGGACGCCGAGTCCTCCATGACGACTCTGAAGCTCTCACCGCAGCTGCAAGAGTACAAGCTCCAGCCGCTGCAGCCCAACCTGCAGGAGACCAACATCCATGGCTACGTCCTCAGGCTCTGGTAA
- the LOC127336198 gene encoding uncharacterized protein isoform X5, protein MASLGRAAASAARAALRPAPLAGRSLGSSLLSASPARAAHLLRRSAVAGLETLLPLHTAVASARLKSCIAVDSTCWRSLSQGYALPL, encoded by the exons ATGGCATCtttgggccgcgccgccgcctccgccgcgagAGCAGCCCTCCGCCCGGCGCCCCTCGCCGGCCGCAGCCTCGGCTCGTCCCTGCTGTCTGCCTCCCCGGCACGAGCCGCCCATCTCCTCCGCAG GTCGGCGGTGGCGGGACTGGAGACGCTGTTGCCCCTGCACACCGCGGTGGCGTCGGCGCGCCTCAAGTCCTGCATCGCCGTCGACTCCACCTGCTGGAGGTCCCTCTCCCAAG GATATGCTTTGCCTTTGTGA
- the LOC127336198 gene encoding uncharacterized protein isoform X4, with amino-acid sequence MASLGRAAASAARAALRPAPLAGRSLGSSLLSASPARAAHLLRSSRSAVAGLETLLPLHTAVASARLKSCIAVDSTCWRSLSQGFKKRI; translated from the exons ATGGCATCtttgggccgcgccgccgcctccgccgcgagAGCAGCCCTCCGCCCGGCGCCCCTCGCCGGCCGCAGCCTCGGCTCGTCCCTGCTGTCTGCCTCCCCGGCACGAGCCGCCCATCTCCTCCGCAG TTCGAGGTCGGCGGTGGCGGGACTGGAGACGCTGTTGCCCCTGCACACCGCGGTGGCGTCGGCGCGCCTCAAGTCCTGCATCGCCGTCGACTCCACCTGCTGGAGGTCCCTCTCCCAAG GTTTTAAAAAGCGCATCTGA